A part of Lutra lutra chromosome 2, mLutLut1.2, whole genome shotgun sequence genomic DNA contains:
- the LOC125091611 gene encoding RNA-binding protein EWS-like, with amino-acid sequence MASTDYSTYSQAAAQQGYSAYTAQPTQGYAQTTQAYGQQSYGTYGQPTDVSYTQAQTTATYGQTAYATSYGQPPAGYTTPTAPQAYSQPVQGYGTGAYDTTTATVTTTQASYAAQSAYGTQPAYPAYGQQPAATAPARPQDGNKPAETSQPQSSTGGYNQPSLGYGQSNYSHPQVPGSYPMQPVTASPSYPPTSYSSTQPTSYDQSSYSQQNTYGQPSSYGQQSSYGQQSSYGQQPPTSYPPQTGSYSQAPSQYSQQSSSYGQQSSFRQDHPSSMGVYGQESGGFSGPGENRSMSGPDNRGRGRGGFDRGGMSRGGRGGGRGGMGSAGERGGFNKPGGPMDEGPDLDLGPPVDPDEDSDNSAIYVQGLNDNVTLDDLADFFKQCGVVKMNKRTGQPMIHIYLDKETGKPKGDATVSYEDPPTAKAAVEWFDGKDFQGSKLKVSLARKKPPMNSLPGGMPPREGRGMPPPLRAGPGGPGGPGGPMGRMGGRGGDRGGFPPRGPRGSRGNPSGGGNVQHRAGDWQCPNPGCGNQNFAWRTECNQCKALKPEGFLPPPFPPPGGDRGRGGPGGMRGGRGGLMDRGGPGGMFRGGRGGDRGGFRGGRGMDRGGFGGGRRGGPGGPPGPLMEQMGGRRGGRGGPGKMDKGEHRQERRDRPY; translated from the coding sequence ATGGCGTCCACGGATTACAGTACATACAGCCAAGCTGCAGCCCAGCAGGGCTACAGTGCATACACCGCCCAACCCACTCAAGGATATGCACAGACCACCCAGGCATATGGGCAACAAAGTTATGGAACCTATGGACAGCCCACTGATGTCAGCTATACCCAGGCTCAGACCACTGCTACCTATGGGCAGACCGCCTATGCAACTTCTTATGGACAGCCTCCTGCTGGTTATACTACTCCAACTGCCCCCCAGGCATACAGCCAGCCTGTCCAGGGGTATGGCACTGGTGCTTATGATACCACCACTGCTACGGTCACTACCACCCAGGCCTCCTATGCAGCTCAGTCTGCTTATGGCACTCAACCTGCTTACCCAGCCTATGGGCAGCAGCCGGCAGCCACCGCACCTGCAAGACCGCAGGATGGTAACAAACCCGCTGAGACTAGTCAACCTCAATCTAGCACAGGGGGTTACAACCAGCCCAGCCTAGGATATGGACAGAGTAACTACAGTCATCCCCAGGTACCTGGGAGCTACCCCATGCAGCCAGTCACGGCATCACCATCTTATCCTCCTACCAGCTACTCCTCTACACAGCCGACTAGTTATGATCAGAGCAGTTACTCTCAGCAGAACACCTATGGGCAGCCGAGCAGCTATGGACAGCAGAGTAGCTATGGTCAACAAAGCAGCTATGGGCAGCAGCCGCCCACTAGTTATCCCCCCCAAACTGGATCCTACAGCCAGGCTCCAAGTCAATATAGCCAACAGAGCAGCAGCTACGGGCAGCAGAGTTCATTCCGACAGGACCACCCCAGTAGCATGGGTGTTTATGGGCAGGAGTCTGGAGGATTTTCCGGACCAGGAGAAAACCGGAGCATGAGTGGCCCTGATAAccggggcaggggaagagggggatTTGATCGTGGAGGCATGAGCAGAGGTGGGCGGGGAGGAGGACGCGGTGGAATGGGCAGCGCTGGAGAGCGAGGTGGCTTCAATAAGCCTGGTGGACCCATGGATGAAGGACCAGATCTTGATCTAGGCCCACCTGTAGATCCAGATGAAGACTCTGACAACAGTGCAATTTATGTGCAAGGCTTAAATGACAATGTGACTTTAGATGATCTGGCTGACTTTTTTAAGCAGTGTGGAGTTGTTAAGATGAACAAGAGAACCGGACAACCCATGATCCATATCTACTTGGACAAGGAAACAGGAAAGCCCAAAGGTGACGCTACAGTATCCTATGAAGACCCACCAACTGCCAAGGCCGCTGTGGAGTGGTTTGATGGGAAAGATTTTCAAGGGAGCAAACTTAAGGTGTCTCTTGCTCGGAAGAAGCCTCCAATGAACAGCCTCCCGGGTGGCATGCCGCCCCGTGAGGGCAGAGGGATGCCGCCGCCCCTCCGTGCAGGTCCGGGGGGCCCAGGAGGTCCTGGGGGCCCCATGGGTCGCATGGGAGGCCGTGGAGGAGACAGAGGTGGCTTTCCCCCAAGAGGGCCCCGGGGTTCCCGAGGGAACCCATCTGGAGGAGGAAATGTCCAGCACCGAGCTGGAGACTGGCAGTGCCCCAATCCGGGTTGTGGAAACCAGAACTTTGCCTGGAGAACAGAATGCAACCAGTGTAAGGCCCTGAAGCCTGAAGGCTTCCTTCCACCACCCTTTCCACCTCCTGGCGGTGACCGTGGCAGAGGTGGCCCTGGTGGAATGCGGGGCGGAAGAGGCGGCCTCATGGACCGTGGTGGTCCTGGTGGGATGTTTAGAGGTGGCCGTGGTGGAGACAGAGGGGGCTTCCGTGGTGGCCGGGGCATGGACCGAGGCGGCTTTGGTGGAGGAAGACGGGGTGGCCCCGGCGGACCCCCTGGACCTTTGATGGAACagatgggaggaagaagaggcgGGCGTGGAGGAcctggaaaaatggataaaggcgAGCACCGTCAGGAACGCAGAGACCGGCCCTACTAG